AGCGCCTGGACCGTCTCGCGCACGTCATGGACCCGCACCATGCGCGCGCCGCGTCGCGCGCCTTCCAGCGCCAGGGCCAGGGAGCCGCCGAGGCGATCGGTCGCCTGCACCGCCGTTTCGTCCACCCCCTCGATGAGGCGCTTGCGGCTGGCGGCGTAGAGCACCGGAAAGCCCAGGGCGACCAGGGCGTCCAGCCGCGCCGTCAGCTCCAGATTGTGCGCCGTGGTCTTGGCGAAGCCGATGCCGGGGTCCAGCCAGATCCTGCCGCGCGCGACGCCCGCCGCCATGGCCGCCTCGGCCCGCGCCGCCAGATGGGCGACGACCTCGCCCGTCACGTCGTCGTAACGGGGGGCGTCCTGCATGGTCTTGGGCGCGCCCTTCATATGCATCAGCACCACCTCGCAGCCCAGGTCGGCGACGGTCGCCAGGCTGTCCGGCGCATGACCCAGGGCCGAGACGTCGTTCCACATGGTCGCCCCGGCGGCGACGGCGGCGCGGGCCACGCCCGGCTTCATGGTGTCTATGCTGATCCGGCCGTCCCAGCGGGGGCGAAGCGCGGCGATCACCGGGACCACGCGGGCGATCTCCTCGGCCTCGCCGACGGGGTCCGAGCCCGGCCGGGTGCTCTCGCCGCCGATGTCCAGAACGTCCGCGCCCTGATCGATCAGCCGCAGGGCGTGGGCCAGGGCCAGCTCGGTCGTGGCGTGTCGGCCGCCGTCGGAAAAGCTGTCCGGGGTGACGTTGACGATGCCCATGACCAGTGGCGGCTTCACGAGGGATTGATGGTTCATGCGAGGCGAACTCCAGGGGCTCCGGTTTGACTTTCATCGCGCCCGGGTCCAGCCTCTAAAGGCAATGGAACGCTTCGTCAGCCAGGCTCGACGCCTCACCCACGCGGGACGCCGCGTCGAAGGCCTTTAACCCGTAGCGGTCCGCCGTGCGCCCTGCGCCGGGCGCCTGCTACGGGACCCAGTCGCTTAAAGTCTCCCGCTTCCTTCTTTCACTCTGCAGGACCGCGCCGGCCCCGGGCCGCCCGCGAAGATTTGCGCCATGACACGCCGCCCCGACACTACGGACGACAGCCGCCCCGGCGAGCCGCCGCGCGGCGCCGACATCATTCCCTTTCGGAGACCGGCCGCGCCCGCGGCGCCGCCCGCACCCGATACGGCTGATTATGAGCCGTCCGAACATCCCGACGACGACGGCCCCTCGGCCGCCTGACGTCGCCCGACTTTCTAGAAAGCATTACTCATGACCACCCCCCGCAAGGGCGCCCTGCCCGCCATCACGCTTCGCAGCGACGACTTCGACGCCCTGGACCGCCTGGTCGGCGACCTGCCCGGTTCGGGCCCCGCCGGTCTGCTGCAGCAGGAGCTGGACCGCGCCAAGGTGTGCGAGCCCAAGGCCATGCCCAAGAACGTGGTGACCCTGAACCGCTGGCTTCACTATTCCGACGACCACAGCCCCGAGGTGCGCCGCGTCCAGCTGGTCCTGCCCAAGGAGGCCGACATCGACGCCGGCCGCGTCTCCATCCTGTCCTACGTCGGCGCCGGCCTGATCGGCCTGAAGGAAGGCCAGTCGATCACCTGGCCCGACCCGTCGGGCGCCGTCCGCAAGCTGACCCTGGTCAAGCTGGAAGAGGCCGAGGCGGCGAACTGAGCCCCGCCAGGTAGAGACGAAAAATAAGGGGCGCGCCTGACGGGCGCGCCCCTTTTCATATCCGCTTCCGTATCGCCCTACACGCTCGGCGCAGTCTGGACGGCGGCCTGGGCCTCAGGCGCCGGCTCGTCTTCCGGCGTGGCCGGGACCGACAGCGACGGGCCGACCACGATATCGTTTTCCTCGTCGCGCTTGGGCGGCTGGTCGTTCTCGAGCAGGTCCTTGATCTCCTCGCCCGACAGGGTCTCGTATTCCAGCAGAGCCTGAGACAGCTTCTCGTGATCGGCGGCCTTCTCGGTCAGGATGCGGCGCGCCTCATCCCAGCCCTCGGTGACGATGCGGCGGACCTCTTCGTCGATGATGCGGGCCGTCTCTTCCGAGACATTCTGGCTGCGCGACACCGAGTGGCCCAGGAAGACCTCCTCCTGGTTCTCGCCATAGGCCACCGTGCCCAGCTTCTCGGAGAAGCCCCAGCGCGTGACCATGGCCCGCGCCAGCTTGGTGGCCTGTTCGATGTCCGAGCTGGCGCCCGAGGTGATGCTCTCCGGCCCGAAGATCAGCTCTTCGGCGACGCGGCCGCCGGCCATGATGGCGATGCGGTCGATCATCTGCTGGAACTTCATGGAATAGCGGTCGCCTTCCGGCAGCTGCATCACCATGCCCAGGGCGCGGCCGCGCGGGACGATGGTCGCCTTGTGCACCGGGTCGGCCATCTTGACGTTGATGGCGACGATGGCGTGGCCGGCCTCGTGATAGGCGGTCAGGCGGCGTTCTTCCTCGTTCATGGCCATGGACTTGCGCTCGGCGCCCATCATGACCTTGTCCTTGGCGTCCTCGAAGTCGCGGTGCGTGACCATGCGACGGTCCTTGCGAGCCGCCATCAGGGCGGCTTCGTTGACCAGGTTGGCCAGGTCCGCGCCCGAGAAGCCGGGCGTGCCGCGCGCGATGGTCTTGACGTTCACGTCGGCGGCCAGGGGCACGTCCTTCATGTGCACGCGGAGAATACGCTCACGACCCGAGACGTCGGGGTTGGGCACAACGACCTGACGGTCGAAACGGCCCGGACGCAGCAGGGCCGGGTCCAGCACGTCGGGACGGTTGGTCGCGGCGATCAGGATGATGTTCTCGGACGCCTCGAAGCCGTCCATCTCGACCAGCAGCTGGTTCAGGGTCTGCTCGCGCTCGTCGTTGCCGCCGCCCAGGCCGGCGCCGCGGTGACGACCCACGGCGTCGATTTCATCGATGAAGATGATGCACGGGGCGTTCTTCTTGGCCTGCTCGAACATGTCGCGCACGCGGCTGGCGCCGACGCCGACGAACATCTCGACGAAGTCCGAGCCCGAGATCGAGAAGAAGGGCACGCCCGCCTCGCCCGCCACCGCGCGCGCCAGCAGGGTCTTGCCGGTGCCCGGAGGGCCGACCAGCAGGGCGCCCTTGGGAATCTTGCCGCCCAGACGCTGGAACTTGGCCGGGTCCTTCAGGAAGTCGACGACCTCCTGCAGTTCGTCCTTGGCCTCGTCCACGCCGGCGACGTCGTCGAAGGTCTTGCGGCCCTTGTGCTCGGTCAGCAGCTTGGCCTTGGACTTGCCGAAGCCCATCGCGCCCTTCGCCCCGCCCTGCATCCGGTTCATGATGAACAGCCAGAAGCCGATGATCAGCGCCACCGGCAGCAGCAGGCCCAGCAGGCCCGACCACCACGGCTGGCGGGTGCTCTTGACCTCGACGTCGCCGCCGCTGGTGCGGATCTTGTCCAGCAGGTCGACGTTGGGCACCGGGGTCACGGCGGTGAACTTGCCGCCGTCCTTCTTCTCGCCGGTCAGGGCGTCACCGCGCACCACGACCGACTTGATCTGCTGGGCGTCGACCGCGGCCATCAGCTGGGAATAGGTCAGGGTGTCGGGACGGCCGGCGGCGGCCGCCTTGGCGCCGGGCATGGCCGGGCCGCCGTTCTGGCTGATGGCGGCGTACACCGTCACCAGGCCCAGAAGAATGACGCCCCAGATGGCGAAATTGCGCAGGTTCATTCGGTCCTCGGTTCCTCGACGGCCGCTCCACGTCCGTCGATCAACAGTCTTTCGCAGAAAATAGGTCAGTCGGCGGCGTTTCGCCATCAAGGGCGTGAAAGAGTTGCTCTTCCTGCGTCGTTTCGCCCACGGCGAGGGCCAGCCGACGCGGCGCCAGGGCCGTGACCGCGGCCGCGCCCCAGGCCAGGACCGGCCGATCCCCGTCCGCGCCGATCAGCACCGGCGCCGCCGCCCGCGCCGCGGCCGGAAGCCGCGCCAGGAGCGCGCGTTCGGCGTCCGACAACCGCGCCAGCCGCCCCGCCGCCGCCTCGACCCGCAGGTCCGTCTCATCCGTCGTGATCTCGAACCGCCCGTCCCAGGCGGCGGGCCTTCCCGGCGCCAGGGCGACCGGCGCGGGCGGACGGCGCCGCATCTCGCCCGGCTCGCGCATCGCCAGGACGCGAGCGCCCGCCGCCTCGACGCGCGCGCCGCACAGGACGGCGACGAAGTCCTCGCCGCTCGCCAGCCGCGCCTGCAAGGCCGCCAGCCGATCGCCGCGCGGCGGCGTGGCTCCGCCGCCCGCGCATAGCAAGGTCGCCGCCAGCGCCGAGGCGGACAGATCGCGCGAGATCGTCAGCACCCCTGCCCAGGCCAGGTCAGGTGAAAATACCGTCTCCCTTCCCCCTCGATGGGGGAAGGATCGGGGGCGGGCGCGCGAGAGTTGGGAATGAGCCTCCCGAGACGGGACCGTCGGCGCCTGCCGCGCCTGATCGGCGGCGGCAGCGGCGACACCCCCGCCCCACCTTCCCGCATCGAGGGGGAGGGCTTCTGAACTCAAGGCCGCCCGCGCCCGTCCCCGCCCGAAGCGCAGATCGGCGTTGGCCGGGTCCTCCAGCCAGTCCAGCCCGCGCGCGCGCAAATGCTCCCGCAGCGTCTCGCGGCGCTCGTCCAGCAGAGGGCGCAGCAGCATCAGCCCTCGCCCCTCGGGCCAGGCGGGCGACGGCGACCAGTCGCGAAGGCGGCCCAGATTGGCCCCGTGCGCCCGCATCCACTCGCCCTCGGCGACGTCGTCGGCGGTATGGCCGGTCAGGATGACGCCCGCCCCCGCCTCGCGCGCCGTCTCGGCCAGAAGGGCGTGGCGCGCCGCCCGCGCCCGCGCCGGGACGCCCGAACCGCCGCGCGCGCCTTCCCACGACAGACCGCGCCAGTCGGCGCCCGCCGCGCGCGCCGCCGCGCCGGCGAAGCGGGTCCAGGCGGCGCTGTCGGAATGCAGGGCATGATCGACCGTCAGGGCCAGCAGGCGACGCCCCCTCGCCCGCGCCCAGGCGGCGGCGAGGTCCAGCAGGGCCAGGGAGTCCCCCCCGCCGGACAGGGCCAGGGCCAGGGGCTCCGGCCCGTCATGGGTCAGGCGCGCGTCCAGCCGGGCGAAGACCCGGCCGGCCAGGCCATCGGCGCCGGCTGGCGTCAGCTGCAGTTCGCCCGCGTCCGCAGCTGGGCCGCGCGGGTCTTCTGCGCCGCCGTGGCGCCCTGGGCGTAGCGGGTGTTGAAGTCCGCCAGGGCGTTGCAGGCCAGGCTGGCGCGGTCGGTGGCGCGCAGGGCCTCGGCCAGCTTGAGCGTGGTCTCGGCCGCCCAGGGCGTGCGCGGCCAGCCGTTCAGGGCGGCGGCGTAGGCCTGGACCGCCGAGGCGTTGTCACGCGCCGCGACGTGCAGGTCGCCCAGGCGGCTGTTCGCCTCGCGCGACTGGGGCGTGCTCGGCCAGGTGACGATGACGGTCTCGAGCGCCCGCCCGCCGCGCACGGCGTCCTCGCCCGCCAGACGCATGGCGGCCTGCAGGTCCTGGGCCGCGTCGCCGGTCGGCGAGTTGGGAACGATGGGGCCGTTCAGTTCGGCGGCCTCCTGAGCCGCCTTCTCGGCGCGCTCCACCCGGTTTTCCAGGTCGCGCAGGCGACGGGTCAGCAGGGCGTTGTCGCGCGTCGCCTCGTCCAGTTGGAAGGTCACGCGCTCTCCGTCGGCGTTCACGCGCTGGAAGGTCTGCTCCAGGTCGGACAGGCGGCGCTCCAGGATCGACACCTGGCCCTGCAGGGCCACGACCTCGGGGTCGGGCTCGACGATCACGGGCTGGCCGGCGGCGTTGCGCTGGGTCAGGGCGCGCTCCAGGCGGCGGACGTTGCGGTCCAGCTGGTCCAGGCGGCGCTTGTCCCACTGGACCGGCTCCATGGGCTGGACTTGGGCGATGACCGTACCGCCCACGATCAGGGTCAGGCCGACGGCCGTCAGGACGGCGGGTTTGGCGAGGCGAAATGGCGACTTCAGCATGGCTCTGTCGTCCCACCGATTTGCGGCGACGGCAAGGCCCGGATCGCCGTTCGTCGCATCAATACCCCAGGCCCAGATAGAGGATGGCCAGGATGAACAGGGTGATGACGATGTTGCAGAAGATCAGCAGGACGAAGGTCCGCCAGGCCGCCGAGAAGATCGACAGCCCATAGGCGCTCTTCAGCTGGGCGAACATGTGCGCCGGGACGATCAGGGCGGCCGCGCCCAGAACGACGCCCCCCGCCCCCTTGATCGTCGTGGTCGCCACCACCACCGCCATCAGCAGCATGGACATGAAGGTCAGGGAATAGAGGACGAAGACCCCGTGGTCGTAGAGGGTGAAGCCCCGCTTCCACAGGAACATCAGGGCCACGAAGGGGATGGACAGCGGCACCAGCAGGAAGGCGAATTTGTACATCGTCTGCTGCAGCTTGTAGAGCGCCAGATCCGGGTTCTTCAGCTTCTTGGCCACGGCGGCGGTCAGGCCGTGGCCGTCGCCCGTGTCCCAGTTGATGTCGGCCACCTGGGCCTGCCAGCTGCCCGGCGTCAGTCCGTCCTTGCGGCCCTCGACCGCCTGTCTCTCCATCTGCTCCAGCTGGGCCTTGCGCTGGATGACCACGCCTTCGGCCGCCGCCAGGGCGCCCGCCGTGATGCCCGCGCGCGCGCCGCTGGACACGGCGGGCGGGCGGCCGTCCGCCGGCCGGGAGGCCGCTTGCGCGGCTTCGGCCTCGGCCTTGGCCTCGAGCACCGCCTTCTCGGCCTCGGCCAGGGCGATGCGCTGGGCCGCGATCTGCTCGGACAGGGGCGCGGTCTGGGGCGCCGGATGCGGCATGAAGCTCAGCGCGAAGAACATCACGAACAGGGTGAAGAGGAACATCGCCAGCGGCGAGACGTAGCGGGTGCGTCGCCCCTGCACCCATTCACGCGTCAACCGTCCCGGATTGAGGATCAGCAGCGGCAGGGTGCGCCAGATGCGGCCGTCGAAATGCATGACCCCGTGCAACAGTTCTTCGCCCAGGTGCAGCAGGGTGCGGTGGACATGGGTCGCCTGACCGCAGTTGGAACAGAAATTGCCGGTGACCTCGGCGCCGCAGTCGGCGCAGACGCCGTGCGGCTCGCCCACGCGGCCAGCCCCCTTCTGGATCGCGCCGGCGATCATCGCGCCCGTCACCACCCCGCCTGCCGCGTCCAATTCCATGGCCGTTGTCCTTCCCCCCGAAGAGCGGCGGATTTTGACGGCGCGGCGGCGCGAAGAAAAGGGGCCTCGCGCGCAAAAGAAAAGAGGCGCCGACCGAAGTCGACGCCTCCCTTCATTTCAACGCTCGCTGCGCCTTAGCGCGGCGCGCCCGACACGATGGCGGTGTGGGCGTTGCGGTTCTGGGCCCAGGCGCCTTCGTTCGAACCCTCGGCGATCGGACGCTCCTTGCCGAAGCTGATGGTGTCGATGCGGTTGGCCGGGACGCCGCGGCTGATCAGGTAGGAGCGCACGGCCTCGGCGCGGCGAGCGCCCAGGGCCAGGTTGTATTCGCGCGTGCCGCGCTCGTCGGCGTTGCCTTCGATGCGGACCATGACCTGCGGATAGCGGGCCAGCCAGGCGGCCTGGGCGTCCAGACGCGGCTGGGCTTCCGAACGGACCGAATAGGAATCCAGATCGAAATAGACGCGGTCGCCGACGTTGACGACGAAGTCCTGTTCCGAGCCGGGCATCGGGGCGCCGACGTTGCCG
The nucleotide sequence above comes from Brevundimonas naejangsanensis. Encoded proteins:
- the folP gene encoding dihydropteroate synthase, giving the protein MNHQSLVKPPLVMGIVNVTPDSFSDGGRHATTELALAHALRLIDQGADVLDIGGESTRPGSDPVGEAEEIARVVPVIAALRPRWDGRISIDTMKPGVARAAVAAGATMWNDVSALGHAPDSLATVADLGCEVVLMHMKGAPKTMQDAPRYDDVTGEVVAHLAARAEAAMAAGVARGRIWLDPGIGFAKTTAHNLELTARLDALVALGFPVLYAASRKRLIEGVDETAVQATDRLGGSLALALEGARRGARMVRVHDVRETVQALKVQAAVAGFE
- the rnk gene encoding nucleoside diphosphate kinase regulator; translated protein: MTTPRKGALPAITLRSDDFDALDRLVGDLPGSGPAGLLQQELDRAKVCEPKAMPKNVVTLNRWLHYSDDHSPEVRRVQLVLPKEADIDAGRVSILSYVGAGLIGLKEGQSITWPDPSGAVRKLTLVKLEEAEAAN
- the ftsH gene encoding ATP-dependent zinc metalloprotease FtsH, encoding MNLRNFAIWGVILLGLVTVYAAISQNGGPAMPGAKAAAAGRPDTLTYSQLMAAVDAQQIKSVVVRGDALTGEKKDGGKFTAVTPVPNVDLLDKIRTSGGDVEVKSTRQPWWSGLLGLLLPVALIIGFWLFIMNRMQGGAKGAMGFGKSKAKLLTEHKGRKTFDDVAGVDEAKDELQEVVDFLKDPAKFQRLGGKIPKGALLVGPPGTGKTLLARAVAGEAGVPFFSISGSDFVEMFVGVGASRVRDMFEQAKKNAPCIIFIDEIDAVGRHRGAGLGGGNDEREQTLNQLLVEMDGFEASENIILIAATNRPDVLDPALLRPGRFDRQVVVPNPDVSGRERILRVHMKDVPLAADVNVKTIARGTPGFSGADLANLVNEAALMAARKDRRMVTHRDFEDAKDKVMMGAERKSMAMNEEERRLTAYHEAGHAIVAINVKMADPVHKATIVPRGRALGMVMQLPEGDRYSMKFQQMIDRIAIMAGGRVAEELIFGPESITSGASSDIEQATKLARAMVTRWGFSEKLGTVAYGENQEEVFLGHSVSRSQNVSEETARIIDEEVRRIVTEGWDEARRILTEKAADHEKLSQALLEYETLSGEEIKDLLENDQPPKRDEENDIVVGPSLSVPATPEDEPAPEAQAAVQTAPSV
- the tilS gene encoding tRNA lysidine(34) synthetase TilS, encoding MALALSGGGDSLALLDLAAAWARARGRRLLALTVDHALHSDSAAWTRFAGAAARAAGADWRGLSWEGARGGSGVPARARAARHALLAETAREAGAGVILTGHTADDVAEGEWMRAHGANLGRLRDWSPSPAWPEGRGLMLLRPLLDERRETLREHLRARGLDWLEDPANADLRFGRGRARAALSSEALPLDAGRWGGGVAAAAADQARQAPTVPSREAHSQLSRARPRSFPHRGGRETVFSPDLAWAGVLTISRDLSASALAATLLCAGGGATPPRGDRLAALQARLASGEDFVAVLCGARVEAAGARVLAMREPGEMRRRPPAPVALAPGRPAAWDGRFEITTDETDLRVEAAAGRLARLSDAERALLARLPAAARAAAPVLIGADGDRPVLAWGAAAVTALAPRRLALAVGETTQEEQLFHALDGETPPTDLFSAKDC
- a CDS encoding tol-pal system protein; the protein is MLKSPFRLAKPAVLTAVGLTLIVGGTVIAQVQPMEPVQWDKRRLDQLDRNVRRLERALTQRNAAGQPVIVEPDPEVVALQGQVSILERRLSDLEQTFQRVNADGERVTFQLDEATRDNALLTRRLRDLENRVERAEKAAQEAAELNGPIVPNSPTGDAAQDLQAAMRLAGEDAVRGGRALETVIVTWPSTPQSREANSRLGDLHVAARDNASAVQAYAAALNGWPRTPWAAETTLKLAEALRATDRASLACNALADFNTRYAQGATAAQKTRAAQLRTRANCS
- a CDS encoding DUF3667 domain-containing protein, which translates into the protein MELDAAGGVVTGAMIAGAIQKGAGRVGEPHGVCADCGAEVTGNFCSNCGQATHVHRTLLHLGEELLHGVMHFDGRIWRTLPLLILNPGRLTREWVQGRRTRYVSPLAMFLFTLFVMFFALSFMPHPAPQTAPLSEQIAAQRIALAEAEKAVLEAKAEAEAAQAASRPADGRPPAVSSGARAGITAGALAAAEGVVIQRKAQLEQMERQAVEGRKDGLTPGSWQAQVADINWDTGDGHGLTAAVAKKLKNPDLALYKLQQTMYKFAFLLVPLSIPFVALMFLWKRGFTLYDHGVFVLYSLTFMSMLLMAVVVATTTIKGAGGVVLGAAALIVPAHMFAQLKSAYGLSIFSAAWRTFVLLIFCNIVITLFILAILYLGLGY
- the pal gene encoding peptidoglycan-associated lipoprotein Pal; this encodes MKTSHMFRLAAVGAAVAGMAACAPKPKVEPAVPTEPAAPTAPQYPTAPTGPVSGGNVGAPMPGSEQDFVVNVGDRVYFDLDSYSVRSEAQPRLDAQAAWLARYPQVMVRIEGNADERGTREYNLALGARRAEAVRSYLISRGVPANRIDTISFGKERPIAEGSNEGAWAQNRNAHTAIVSGAPR